The following DNA comes from Halalkaliarchaeum sp. AArc-CO.
GACGTGACGTTTACCGTCGACTCGCTCGGAGAAACCGGACCCAGACCGTGCACCCTCAGCGTGGACGAGGTCACCGCCAAACAGATGGAAGCGGCGAGACTGGCCGTTCGAATGGGATACTATCAGAAACCGAAGGAAGCCGATCTGGGTGACGTCGCCGACGAACTCGGCGTGAGCAAGTCGGCCGTCTCTCAGCGACTCAGAGCCCTCGAACGCAAGATGATGATAGAGCTAATCGACTCATGTGTCGAAGAAAACCGCAATCAGTCAGTGTCGCCGCGAGGCGACGATTGAAACCGTGATTAAACGCGAACGACGTTCGTTGCGCGCGGGCCCTTGGGGGCCTGTTCGATATCGAATTCGATCTCCTGTCCCTCCGTCAGATCTTCGCCGCCGACATCCTCCATGTGGAAGAAAACGTCGTCGTCGGAGTCCTCAGTCGCGATGAAGCCGTAACCGCCTGTGTCGTTGAAGAAATCAACCGTGCCGTTTGCCATTGCGAATAGAGGAAGGCCGGTGATACTGATAAGGGTTCCGCATTCGTTTTCTAACTGCCCTTTCTTTCGGACGAGTATCCACTAAACAGGATATTTTAATTTATATCCACCCAGACGTTGGACTCTCGGTCTCAAACCCGTCCGGGCGGTCACCGAACTGCACGAGTTCCGTGGTTCTGCGAATTTCTCCGTTTCCTGTCCGGGTTTCGGTCGACTATGCCGCCAATCGATCGGGATCGACGCTGTCGTACCGGACGATCGCGTCGAAATACGCCATCGGGATCGCCTCGCCGGTCGTGATCCCCCGGGCGTGTGGCTCCGAAAACGTCTTTCTGACGAAGAGGCGGGCGACGACTGCCTCCCGTGCGTCCCCCCGTTCCGCCAGCGATCGCTGAGCACGCGACAGCAGCAGGGCAGCGGTGAGCACATCGTACACGTATTCGGTCACTTCCTTCGCTTCGTGTTGGGCGTAGTCGTCGTCCCCGGTCGCAAGCGTCACGAGCGCCTCCTTGAGCGCCCGGAACTCCTCGCGTACTGTCGCGACCTGCGCCTCCAGGATCGGGTGGTCGACGTCGTCGAGATAGCCCTCGACGAGCGGGAGCAGTTCCTCGTGGGCGCGTTCCGTCTCCATCGCCCGGAGAACGTCGAGCGAGAGGATGTTGGCCGTCCCCTCCCAGATGGGAAGCGCCTGGACGTCGCGGTAGAGCCGATGGGTGACGAACTCGCGGACGTACCCGTTGCCGCCCTGGATCTCCATCGCGTAGGAGGCGGTGTCGACGGCGGCGCGGGTGGTCACGTGTTTCGACACCGGCACGAGGAGCCGCATGAGCCGGAACGCGCGGTCGTCCTCGTGGTCGCGCTCGTACCGGTCGAACCACCGGGCGGCCTCCATCGCAAACGCGAGCGTCGCCTCGTGGGTGACCGCCATTTCGACGAGATCGCGCTGTAACAGCGGGAACTCCGCGATCGGCTGTCCGAACGCCTCCCTGTTTGCGGCGTGGATCTTGCTCTCAAGGAGGAGCCGGCCGATGATCCCGACCGCGCCCACGGAGTTCGTGATCCGCTCCCAGTTCAGCATCGTGGTCATGTATTTGAACCCCCGCTCGGGCTCCCCGACGAGGTATCCGATGGTCCCGTCGAACTCCACCTCGCCCGTGGGGACGCTTTCGGTGCCCAGCTTGTCTTTGAGCCGGCGGTAGCGCTGCTGGTTCAACTCGCCGTTCGGGAGCTCGTGGGGGACCAGAAACAGCGACAGCCCCGCCGTTCCCTCGGGGGCCTCCGGGCGGCGGGCGAGCGCAAGCGTCCCCTGGGCGTCGATGTTCGAGCAGAACCACTTGTCGCCGGTCAACTCGTACGTCCGGGCCTCGATCGGGTCGTCGGCTCCGACCTCCCCGCCGTCGCCGTGGACGGCCCGTCCGTCCTCGTCGCCCGAGGCCGTCTTCCCCTCCCCGTTCGCGGTTCCCTCCTCGACGTCTTCTCCGGTCGCCTCGCCCCCGGCGGCCCCCGTTGCATCCCGTGGAATGCCGACGGGGTTCGCGACCGTTTCGGTGGCCCCGACGTCGCTCCCGCCCTGTTCTTCGGTCAGGAACATTCCCCCTTCGATGACCTCCTCGTACTCTCGGGCGGTGAGCCCCTCGAAGTACTCCCCGTAGTGGTTCCCGTGATCGTGATTCCGGAGCACCAGTGCCGCCCCCACCGTCATCGACTGCGAACAGACCAGACCGGTGTCGACGTACGACAGCAGCAATTGCATCGTCAGCGTGTGGATCAGCCCCAGCGGTTCGTCCCGCCCCGGCGGCGCTTCGAAGGCGTCGGCGAGAATCCCGCGCTCGTAAATCAACTCCTCGTTCTCGAACTGTTTTGGGTGATACCGAACCTCGTTTAACAGGTCGCCGTGTTTGTCGTACGTCCGAAGTTCCGGGCCGTGCTCGTCGATCACGTCGGCGTTGTCCGCGATCGTGAGTCCGACCACCTCCCCGAACTCGTCGAGGCGTTCGGTTGCCCACTCGAACTCCTCGTCCGGATACACCCGGCGTGCCGCCGTCTGCAGTGCCGGGTTCAATCGCCAGTAGTTGACGTGTCTCCCCTCCTCGAATTCGGCGTACTCGAACGGTGGACCATCCATGTGTTACAATAACAACACACACAGTGGTGATGAATATTGCTGAATTCCTGGAACGTTCCCCCTCGTTTATCCGGATCCGACCTGGGATTCTGGATCGCGGCAGAGCGCGAGGTCAGTCGATCGGGTATCGTACTCACCGGGACTCCCGAAAACCGCAGCCGGCAGGATCGGTTCGCTCCTTTCGACAGGTATTGCGTTCACGGCTTACTTGGTTCGCCGTTCACGTCTCCGAGGCCTCACCTCCTCGGCAGAAAATGTGTTCACGGCTCCGAGGCCTCACCTCCTCGGCAGAAAATGTGTTCACGGCTCCGAGGCCTCACCTCCTCGGCAGAAATGTGTTCACGGCTCCGAGGCCTCACTTCGTTCGGCAGAAATGTGTTCACGGCTCACTTCGTTCGCCGTTCACATCTCCGAGGCCTCACTTCGTTCGGCCTCGCTTGCGCCGGCCGGGAGTCCCGCGAGTGAACGGAGTGAACGAGTGGGACTACGGCCGGCGCACGAACGAAGCGAGCGGCGAAGCCGCGAGCGAAGTGAGTGCGCCGGCCGGGATTTGAACCCGGGCCATGAGCTTGGAAGGCTCAGGTCCTACCACTAGACCACCGGCGCTCACGTACAACCAGCCGGTCGCGGTTTAAGGGTGTTACTCTTTCCGGTTCCGCCCCCGATAACGGGCGTCAACCGCGTGGATCGTACTTATAAGTGGCCTCGTCGGGGTCGATGCCGAAGTCTTCCGGGGTCTCTTCGGGACCCTCATCCTCGGCGTCGCGCTCTGCAGCCGACTTGAACCGCTCGCGGAGCCGGTCGGGCATCTCGAACCCGTCGACGTCGATCCGGAGCGGCTGCACCTCGTCGCTCACCGTCTCGCGCTTTTCGCTGATTCGCTCGGCGATCGGCGCCGGGAGCTCCCCGGGATCCGCGAACTCGAAGCCGAACTGGACGAGATACTCCGGCTGATCCGTAAGCGAGTAGACTTCCTCGAACCCTTCGTCGCCGGCTTTCTGGAGGAGCCGCTCGATCACGTGGGCGCCGACGCCCTGGTCGCGCCAGCCGTCGAGTACGCCGATCCCCGTGATCTCGCAGGCGTCGGGTTCCTTGTGGATCCGGATCCGCCCGAACCCCGCCCTGTCGTTGGACTCCTCGTCGACCGCGATGACGTAATCGCGCGACCGGAACGCGGCGTCGTCCAGGCCCATCGCCTCGATGTGGTCCAGAAGCCAGACCTCCTCCCGGTTTCGCGCATCGCGGACGTACATGGTACACCTAACTCCCCCACGGGAGAAATCGTTTGTGGGACTCGAACCGTCGACCCCCGCCGTCCCACCCCGGCCGAGGCTACTCGAGTACGCCCCTGGCGATAATCTCCTTTTGAATCTCCGTGGTTCCCTCGTATATTTCGGTGATTTTGGCGTCGCGATAGAGGCGCTCGACGTCGAATTCGGTGGTGTAGCCGTAGCCGCCGTGGATCTGGACCGCCTCGTTCGTGACCGCCATCGCGGTCTCGCTGGCGTGGTACTTCGCCATCGACGCCGCGACCCGGTTGTCCTCGCCGGCGTCCGCCTGCCGGGCCGCCTCCCGGACCAGCAGCCGCGAGGCGGCGATCCGGGTCGCCATCTCGGAGAACTTGTGCCGGATCGCCTGGATGTCCGCGATCGGACCGCCGAACTGCTCGCGTTCCCCCGCGTACTCCTGCGCTTCGTCGAACGCCGCCTGTGCCAGCCCCACCGACTGGGCGGCGATGCCGATCCGACCGCCCGTGAGAATCCGGAACGCCGCCGACAGCCCCTTCCCCTCTTCTGTGAGTCGGTTCTCGGCCGGGATCCGCGCCCCGTCGAACCCCAGCGATGTCGTGTCCGAAGCGCGCAACCCGAGCTTCTCCTCTTTCTTGCCGACGGTCACCCCCGGCGTGTCGCCGGGGACCAGGAACTGCGTGACGCTTCCGGGGTCGTCCCGGTCGGTCTTCGCGAAGACGACGTACACCCCCGCCCGCTCGCCGTTGGTGATCCACATCTTCTCGCCGTCGAGGACGTACTCGTCACCGTCTCGTCGGGCGACTGTCGACATCTCGGCGGGGTTGGAGCCGGCGTGGGGCTCCGAGAGCGCGAACGCGCCGACCGGCCGGCCGTCGACCATCTCGGGGAGCCACCGCTCGCGCTGGGCCTCGGTGCCGAACGTCGCGATACAGGAGGTCGCCAGACAGTGAACCGACAGTGCGGTCGCGACCGCCAGCTGCCCGTAGGCCACGCCCTCGTTGACGACGCTGTAGGTGAGGCGGTCGGCGTCGAACCCGCCGTACTCCTCGGGGACTGTCAACCCGGTGAGATCCAGCTCGGCGAGCCCGTCCCAGACGTCCTCGGGAAACGTCTCGGTCGCGTCGGCCTCCCGGGCGCCCGGCCGGATCTCCTCGGACGCGAACTCGAAAACCAGGTCCCGGATCGCCCGCTGTTCGTCGGTGAGCGCCGAGTCGCTGGGTGGCAGTGACATGGGCGCCGTTTCGCTCCGGCGAAGAAAAAACTCACTCCCCGAACGCAGACTCCGATCTCAGGTCACTCGCCGCGCAGCCAGGCGAGGACGTCCTCCGGGTCGGCGTCGAGGCCGCCCCCCTGAGCGAACGTCGGACCGCCACCCCCGCCCCCGCCGAACCGATCGGTGATCTCCTCGACGACGTCGCCAGCTGCGGGAGTGCCGTCGGTCGCCACCACGACGAACGGCGCGTCGCCGTCGCCGACGACCGCCGCGACGTCCGGGGCGTCGTCCCCGCCTGTGATCCGTGCCTGGAGCCGGTCGCCGACCTCGTTGGGACCGAACCCGTCGACCGCGCCGATTCGCCACCGGTCGCCGTCCCGATCGATCGTCTCGAGCGACGAGAGCCGGGCGTCGAGCACGTCCCCTTTCAGCGACTCGAGTTCGTCCGAAAGCGCCTGGTTCTCTTCGCTGAGCCGGGCGACCGCCTCCGGCAGTTCCTCGACCCCGACGTCGACCTCCCGGGCGGCAGACAGCGCTGCCCGATGGACCGTCGCGTCCCGCTGGATCCCAACGGGCCCGACCGCGAACTCGATTCGTGTGAGCCCCTCGCCGGGATTCGACCGCGAGAGCACCTCTACTGGCCCGATTTCGGCTGTGTTCGACACGTGGGTCCCTCCACAGGCGGCGGCGTCCCACGCCGAGCCGTCGAGCGCGAGCGCCTCGACTGCCTCCTCGGGGTCGACATCGCCGAGGTTCCCCTGCGTGTCGCCGCCGACGGTGACGATCCGGACGGTGTCGGCACCGGCCATGACACCCTCCTCGGTTTTGGTGTTGAACGCCACCGACTCGTGGTCGCGGGCGGTCTCCACGTCGACTTCACCCCACGACACCGGAAGCGAGTCCCACACCGCCCGGTTGGTCAACCGCTCGAGTTCGACGAGCGCCTCGTCGTCGACGTCGGAGGGCGTCGCGAAGTCGACCCGAACCTTCCTGTCGTCGATGTCGAAGCCACCGTATCCCAGGTCGTCAAACAGCCGCCGCCCGGCGCCGTACAGCACGTGACTCGCCGTGTGGGCGCGCATACAGTACGTGCGGAACGTGTCGTCGACGATACATTCGACCTCCTGGCCGGGCTCGAAGGTGGATGCGAGACCGTCCTCCGGTGAGGCGACACCGTGGTGAACCTCGCCGTCGACGTCCCGGACGTCGGTCACTTCGGTTCCGTCGATGAAGCCCCGGTCGGCGGGCTGGCCGCCGGAGGCGGCATAAAAGTACGTCTCGTCCAGCACGACCGCGTCGTCGGTGACGCGGTCGACGGTGGCGGAGAACGATCGAACCGACGGGTCTTCGGGTGCGCGAGAGCCGGTCATGTCCGTCGGAACGTGGTCCGGTTCGATAAAACTGTCCGCGATGGCGGTACCTGCCGGAGCCCGGCGCTGCTTCCGACGGGACCCGGCGGGACGAGACGGCTACTCGTCGACCAGTTCCACGTCGAGGTGTTCTTCGACCGCGCGGACGACGGACCCGCCGACGTTCGCGCGGGCGGCACGGCCCTGTTCGATCGCCAGGAGGTCGTCCTCGTCGACGTCGAGCTCTGCGGCGAGTTCTTCGATGCGGAGCCCGGCGTCCTGCCTGGCGCGCTCGGCGCGCTCGCCGTAGTCGGAGAGGAGATACGGCAGCCGGTCTTTCTCGTAATCAGTGCCCTCCTTTTCCCAGTGGCTCGAATCGCCCTTGCCGGCGTCGTACATTTTGGCCGCCCGCTGGGCCGCCCGCTTCTTCCGGCTGGGCCCGTCGTCGTCCCGAGAGCCTTCCCGCTCGTGTTTCTTTTCGGTCTGCTTGCGGTTGCTGCCGTGCGGTTCACAGTCGCGACACACCAGAAGCTCCGCGCCGGCGACGTTGGCGAGTCGGAGATTCCCCGTCTCCCGCCCGCACAGTTCGCAGGCGTCGCCGTCGCCGCCGCCGCCACCCCCGCCCGTGGAATACTTGGCCATGTGTCGGGGTACGCG
Coding sequences within:
- a CDS encoding helix-turn-helix domain-containing protein translates to MSGKSSPFEMTVSVPNREAGQKIFQYLTGAVDDVTFTVDSLGETGPRPCTLSVDEVTAKQMEAARLAVRMGYYQKPKEADLGDVADELGVSKSAVSQRLRALERKMMIELIDSCVEENRNQSVSPRGDD
- a CDS encoding cold-shock protein, whose amino-acid sequence is MANGTVDFFNDTGGYGFIATEDSDDDVFFHMEDVGGEDLTEGQEIEFDIEQAPKGPRATNVVRV
- a CDS encoding acyl-CoA dehydrogenase family protein, encoding MDGPPFEYAEFEEGRHVNYWRLNPALQTAARRVYPDEEFEWATERLDEFGEVVGLTIADNADVIDEHGPELRTYDKHGDLLNEVRYHPKQFENEELIYERGILADAFEAPPGRDEPLGLIHTLTMQLLLSYVDTGLVCSQSMTVGAALVLRNHDHGNHYGEYFEGLTAREYEEVIEGGMFLTEEQGGSDVGATETVANPVGIPRDATGAAGGEATGEDVEEGTANGEGKTASGDEDGRAVHGDGGEVGADDPIEARTYELTGDKWFCSNIDAQGTLALARRPEAPEGTAGLSLFLVPHELPNGELNQQRYRRLKDKLGTESVPTGEVEFDGTIGYLVGEPERGFKYMTTMLNWERITNSVGAVGIIGRLLLESKIHAANREAFGQPIAEFPLLQRDLVEMAVTHEATLAFAMEAARWFDRYERDHEDDRAFRLMRLLVPVSKHVTTRAAVDTASYAMEIQGGNGYVREFVTHRLYRDVQALPIWEGTANILSLDVLRAMETERAHEELLPLVEGYLDDVDHPILEAQVATVREEFRALKEALVTLATGDDDYAQHEAKEVTEYVYDVLTAALLLSRAQRSLAERGDAREAVVARLFVRKTFSEPHARGITTGEAIPMAYFDAIVRYDSVDPDRLAA
- a CDS encoding GNAT family N-acetyltransferase codes for the protein MYVRDARNREEVWLLDHIEAMGLDDAAFRSRDYVIAVDEESNDRAGFGRIRIHKEPDACEITGIGVLDGWRDQGVGAHVIERLLQKAGDEGFEEVYSLTDQPEYLVQFGFEFADPGELPAPIAERISEKRETVSDEVQPLRIDVDGFEMPDRLRERFKSAAERDAEDEGPEETPEDFGIDPDEATYKYDPRG
- a CDS encoding acyl-CoA dehydrogenase family protein is translated as MSLPPSDSALTDEQRAIRDLVFEFASEEIRPGAREADATETFPEDVWDGLAELDLTGLTVPEEYGGFDADRLTYSVVNEGVAYGQLAVATALSVHCLATSCIATFGTEAQRERWLPEMVDGRPVGAFALSEPHAGSNPAEMSTVARRDGDEYVLDGEKMWITNGERAGVYVVFAKTDRDDPGSVTQFLVPGDTPGVTVGKKEEKLGLRASDTTSLGFDGARIPAENRLTEEGKGLSAAFRILTGGRIGIAAQSVGLAQAAFDEAQEYAGEREQFGGPIADIQAIRHKFSEMATRIAASRLLVREAARQADAGEDNRVAASMAKYHASETAMAVTNEAVQIHGGYGYTTEFDVERLYRDAKITEIYEGTTEIQKEIIARGVLE
- a CDS encoding alanine--tRNA ligase-related protein, which codes for MTGSRAPEDPSVRSFSATVDRVTDDAVVLDETYFYAASGGQPADRGFIDGTEVTDVRDVDGEVHHGVASPEDGLASTFEPGQEVECIVDDTFRTYCMRAHTASHVLYGAGRRLFDDLGYGGFDIDDRKVRVDFATPSDVDDEALVELERLTNRAVWDSLPVSWGEVDVETARDHESVAFNTKTEEGVMAGADTVRIVTVGGDTQGNLGDVDPEEAVEALALDGSAWDAAACGGTHVSNTAEIGPVEVLSRSNPGEGLTRIEFAVGPVGIQRDATVHRAALSAAREVDVGVEELPEAVARLSEENQALSDELESLKGDVLDARLSSLETIDRDGDRWRIGAVDGFGPNEVGDRLQARITGGDDAPDVAAVVGDGDAPFVVVATDGTPAAGDVVEEITDRFGGGGGGGPTFAQGGGLDADPEDVLAWLRGE
- a CDS encoding multiprotein-bridging factor 1 family protein, with translation MAKYSTGGGGGGGDGDACELCGRETGNLRLANVAGAELLVCRDCEPHGSNRKQTEKKHEREGSRDDDGPSRKKRAAQRAAKMYDAGKGDSSHWEKEGTDYEKDRLPYLLSDYGERAERARQDAGLRIEELAAELDVDEDDLLAIEQGRAARANVGGSVVRAVEEHLDVELVDE